In Methanococcoides sp. LMO-2, a single window of DNA contains:
- a CDS encoding CidA/LrgA family protein: MKRIVQFAIILSICIAGNALHNFLNVPIPGSVLGMLLLLALLLTGILKLSMIEDVSNFLLKHLSFFFIPAAVGLITCFSILEGKWAALLFISVVSTIIIVVVTGVTVQMLMNRRRSIE; encoded by the coding sequence ATGAAGCGTATCGTTCAGTTCGCCATTATTCTTTCTATATGCATTGCAGGCAATGCTCTCCACAATTTCCTTAACGTCCCGATCCCCGGAAGTGTACTGGGAATGCTGCTATTACTGGCACTTCTGCTTACCGGAATACTGAAGCTTTCCATGATAGAAGATGTGAGCAACTTCCTGCTGAAACACCTGTCATTCTTCTTCATACCAGCAGCTGTCGGGCTGATCACTTGCTTCTCCATACTTGAAGGAAAATGGGCTGCCCTGCTGTTCATATCAGTAGTATCCACCATCATCATCGTAGTGGTGACCGGCGTAACGGTACAGATGTTGATGAACAGGAGGCGTTCAATTGAATGA
- a CDS encoding 2-oxoacid:acceptor oxidoreductase family protein, with translation MLRLRFHGRGGQGAKVASRVLGSAAFLDGYNAQDFPLYGAERRGAPITAFTRISRDDIMERGLVSQPDVVVVMDETLLLDPQSSPLSGLKKGGVVFVNTPRTPFETKEGYGIEDHVITLDITKVSLDMIGQPVLSSLAAAVAAKVAGIGEKALRDALKKELSAIISEKDLLDRNIEAAIYCYNSVEPISIETTEKVREKENIISIPFETALVSSPSILSRGNTPLRRTGNWRIFRPVWDYDACTKCMTCVARCPEGCIRLNEEGYPFADYENCKGCLICAEECPVGAISKVRESHSQTKEGDQ, from the coding sequence ATGCTCAGATTGCGATTCCATGGCAGGGGTGGCCAGGGAGCAAAAGTAGCCAGTAGAGTGCTTGGGAGTGCTGCATTTCTGGATGGCTATAATGCTCAGGATTTCCCATTGTACGGTGCCGAGAGGAGAGGTGCACCAATAACGGCCTTTACCCGCATATCCAGAGATGACATCATGGAGCGGGGTTTAGTATCACAACCGGATGTTGTGGTAGTTATGGACGAAACCCTGCTATTGGACCCCCAGTCTTCTCCTTTATCAGGACTTAAAAAAGGAGGTGTCGTTTTTGTTAACACACCCCGTACTCCTTTTGAAACAAAGGAAGGGTACGGTATCGAAGATCATGTGATCACACTGGATATCACAAAGGTCAGCCTTGACATGATAGGACAGCCTGTTCTCAGCAGCCTTGCAGCCGCAGTTGCCGCAAAGGTAGCAGGTATTGGAGAGAAGGCCCTAAGGGATGCTCTGAAAAAGGAACTTTCAGCGATAATTTCTGAAAAGGATCTTTTAGATAGAAATATAGAGGCTGCAATTTATTGTTACAATTCAGTAGAACCGATCAGCATAGAAACCACTGAGAAGGTTCGGGAAAAGGAGAATATTATCTCCATACCTTTTGAAACTGCTCTGGTCTCGAGTCCTTCAATATTATCCAGAGGCAATACACCCTTACGAAGAACAGGTAACTGGCGCATATTCAGACCAGTCTGGGATTATGATGCCTGTACCAAATGCATGACCTGTGTTGCCAGGTGTCCTGAGGGCTGTATCCGGCTGAACGAGGAAGGATACCCGTTCGCAGATTACGAGAACTGCAAAGGTTGCCTGATTTGTGCCGAGGAATGTCCTGTGGGAGCTATCAGTAAAGTGCGGGAGTCGCACTCCCAAACAAAAGAGGGTGATCAGTAA
- a CDS encoding thiamine pyrophosphate-dependent enzyme, with protein sequence MDSENIRSIKELPPEENMQPGTAACAGCGGLLTLRYCLKALGENIVIVNAAGCFTLLTIYPFSPFRNSWLYTAMACAPAGAQGVRDALDILIKKGKLDPEENLKVVVLAGDGSAYDMALSSTSGAIYRNLDFYYICYDNEAYGNTGFQHSGASPFGSRTGTTPPGEKVPVGSQLQKKNLFDIWNSHKPPYLATVSPAYPVDLMNKFKKAEQFKGPKLFISHIPCPPGWGFDPSQSVKLAKLSVETGLWPLKESIHGEVEHTFVPKKFKPVEEYLQAQERFSHLFKPERQEDALKSIQEMVDEYWRKNTLLP encoded by the coding sequence ATGGATTCAGAAAACATCAGGTCCATAAAGGAACTGCCACCTGAAGAGAACATGCAACCGGGGACCGCTGCCTGTGCAGGTTGTGGTGGCCTCCTGACCCTGAGATATTGCCTGAAAGCATTGGGGGAAAATATCGTAATCGTAAATGCAGCAGGATGTTTCACTCTGCTTACCATTTATCCATTTTCACCTTTCCGGAATTCCTGGCTTTACACTGCAATGGCCTGTGCACCTGCAGGAGCCCAGGGAGTACGGGATGCACTGGATATACTGATCAAAAAAGGAAAACTTGACCCTGAAGAGAACCTGAAGGTGGTCGTACTTGCAGGCGATGGTTCTGCATACGACATGGCCCTCTCGTCCACATCCGGTGCCATATACCGCAACCTGGACTTCTATTACATCTGTTATGATAACGAGGCTTATGGAAATACCGGATTCCAGCATTCAGGTGCATCACCATTTGGTTCAAGGACAGGAACCACTCCTCCAGGAGAGAAGGTCCCGGTTGGGTCACAGCTTCAAAAGAAGAACCTGTTCGATATATGGAACAGTCACAAGCCACCATACCTTGCAACTGTTTCACCGGCCTATCCTGTTGACCTGATGAACAAGTTCAAAAAGGCTGAGCAGTTCAAAGGGCCAAAGCTTTTCATATCCCATATCCCCTGCCCTCCAGGATGGGGATTTGATCCATCTCAATCTGTCAAACTCGCAAAGCTCTCAGTTGAGACCGGCCTATGGCCTCTGAAAGAGTCGATCCATGGGGAGGTGGAACATACATTTGTCCCGAAGAAGTTCAAGCCTGTGGAAGAATACCTGCAAGCACAGGAAAGGTTCTCCCATCTTTTCAAGCCGGAAAGACAGGAGGATGCTTTGAAAAGTATACAGGAGATGGTGGATGAGTACTGGAGGAAGAACACGTTGCTCCCTTAA
- a CDS encoding Glu/Leu/Phe/Val dehydrogenase, whose protein sequence is MNLRSKSKPIDKCYYPGARKYNIISCNLVGQDTFKGGVVTEDIFRFADELGPSKIIHVYEPSVGLKAVLVVDNVAAGPSIGGVRMAPDVSTEECFRLARAMTLKNAAAGLPYGGGKAVIYADPKMEKEKKIELIRVLACSLREIEEYIFAPDMGTDEDCMASVKDEIGRVVGLPRVLGGIPLDEIGATGWGLRHSTEVALEFCDFKLEGARVAVQGFGAVGKNAARFLAEKGSVVVAIGDSRGTLYNPDGLDVDVVIALKESGGSVVDYPGGQKLERDAVIDVDCDIWIPAARPDVLNEENVHRLRTKLVVEGANIPITQGAEKYLHEKGILCVPDFIANAGGVICAAMEYEGASECAALQAIEEKVRTNTRLVLKNAADKEILPREAALELALSRIHKAMGYRRWSLFSSAPGFV, encoded by the coding sequence TTGAATTTAAGATCAAAAAGTAAGCCTATTGACAAATGTTATTATCCAGGAGCGAGAAAATACAATATAATATCCTGTAACCTTGTAGGTCAGGATACGTTTAAGGGAGGGGTTGTTACGGAAGATATCTTTCGATTTGCGGATGAGCTCGGACCGAGCAAGATCATCCATGTATATGAACCGTCTGTGGGATTAAAGGCAGTGCTTGTTGTGGATAATGTAGCAGCTGGCCCTTCTATCGGAGGAGTACGCATGGCACCGGATGTCAGCACAGAGGAGTGTTTCCGTCTGGCAAGGGCCATGACACTGAAAAATGCAGCCGCAGGCCTTCCCTATGGAGGAGGAAAGGCTGTTATCTATGCTGATCCGAAGATGGAGAAGGAAAAGAAGATCGAACTTATACGAGTCCTTGCCTGCTCACTGAGAGAGATAGAGGAGTACATCTTCGCCCCTGACATGGGTACGGATGAGGACTGCATGGCCAGTGTCAAGGATGAGATTGGAAGAGTAGTAGGGCTACCCAGGGTTCTTGGCGGGATTCCATTAGATGAAATAGGAGCTACAGGATGGGGTCTTCGACATTCCACTGAAGTTGCCCTTGAGTTCTGTGACTTCAAGCTTGAAGGAGCCAGGGTCGCAGTGCAGGGATTTGGTGCAGTGGGTAAGAATGCAGCCCGTTTCCTTGCAGAAAAGGGATCTGTAGTAGTTGCAATAGGTGATTCACGAGGAACGTTGTATAACCCGGACGGACTTGACGTTGATGTAGTGATAGCCTTAAAAGAATCCGGAGGAAGCGTGGTCGATTATCCCGGAGGACAGAAGCTCGAGCGCGATGCGGTCATAGATGTTGATTGTGATATATGGATCCCGGCAGCACGTCCGGATGTCCTGAATGAGGAAAATGTGCATCGCCTGAGGACAAAACTTGTGGTAGAAGGTGCCAACATCCCGATCACTCAGGGAGCTGAAAAATACCTTCACGAAAAAGGGATACTGTGCGTTCCGGATTTCATTGCCAACGCTGGAGGAGTGATCTGTGCTGCCATGGAATATGAGGGAGCTAGTGAGTGTGCAGCACTTCAGGCCATAGAGGAAAAGGTGCGTACCAATACCAGGTTGGTGTTGAAGAATGCCGCGGACAAAGAAATACTTCCACGGGAAGCTGCCCTGGAACTTGCCCTATCAAGAATACACAAAGCTATGGGTTACAGACGATGGTCCCTTTTCTCATCAGCTCCGGGATTCGTTTAA
- a CDS encoding acyl-CoA synthetase, which yields MGKEKEAFDYEEERKNFNWDIPEDYNFVDTIRKLAADSSKLMTVTGYPDGTVEKASYREIWDSAMRLGNVLRDSGIHKGDRVLVILPRGSDVYVTSIAIWAIGGVVVPGTIMLKSRDIEYKILDAGIKALITNDRVVADEVDRIKDSIADRIPTIDLFFSGQREGWRNYEQEIDAASGKLKIEKLTANDLLAINYTSGTTGAPKGVLHTHSLMYCFDRLNRHYWWNTQSDERCWATTEPGWAKWYWGPFGAVLNAGAINFHYAGRFEPEKWFEMLDRWKINRACFTPTELRSMATIEDADQIYDLSELKVILTAGEPCTPGIVKFFEEKFGVPVREGYGQTESCVIACTLPGMEIRPGSMGKFTPGVEGAIVDPDTGEKLPPGEKGTIAVVKNHPMLFKGYHNKPEKTAECFVGNWYLTGDLAMMDNDGYIWFESRADDICLSSGYRIGPFEVESAVDSHEAVLESAMIPSPDQIRGEIVKVFVVLREGSEPSEQLVKDIQNHVKEVTAPYKYPREIEFVRELPKTISGKIKRKELRINEFETKGDVIEKLKEKGLWQRSD from the coding sequence GTGGGGAAAGAAAAGGAAGCATTCGACTATGAAGAAGAAAGAAAGAACTTCAATTGGGATATTCCTGAAGATTATAATTTTGTTGACACCATCAGGAAATTGGCAGCAGACAGCTCAAAGCTGATGACGGTTACCGGGTACCCGGATGGGACGGTGGAGAAAGCATCGTACCGGGAGATCTGGGATAGTGCCATGAGGTTAGGGAACGTCCTTCGGGATTCCGGAATCCATAAAGGTGACCGGGTGCTGGTTATACTTCCCAGGGGATCAGATGTCTATGTAACAAGTATCGCCATCTGGGCGATCGGTGGCGTGGTGGTTCCCGGTACGATCATGCTCAAAAGCAGGGATATAGAATACAAGATATTGGATGCAGGGATCAAGGCTTTGATCACAAACGACAGGGTAGTTGCTGATGAGGTAGACAGGATCAAGGATAGTATCGCAGACAGGATCCCGACCATCGACCTTTTCTTTTCAGGCCAGAGGGAAGGATGGAGAAACTATGAGCAGGAAATTGATGCTGCATCAGGGAAACTGAAGATCGAAAAGCTTACTGCAAATGATCTACTGGCGATAAATTACACTTCCGGGACCACCGGAGCACCAAAGGGTGTATTGCATACACATTCATTGATGTACTGCTTCGACAGGCTGAACAGGCACTACTGGTGGAATACGCAATCTGACGAGCGATGCTGGGCAACAACAGAACCTGGCTGGGCAAAATGGTATTGGGGACCCTTCGGAGCTGTCCTGAATGCAGGAGCTATCAACTTCCATTACGCCGGGAGGTTCGAGCCTGAAAAATGGTTTGAAATGCTTGACAGATGGAAGATAAACAGGGCATGTTTTACTCCAACGGAACTCAGGTCCATGGCAACGATCGAGGATGCAGATCAGATATACGACCTGTCTGAACTAAAGGTCATATTAACTGCAGGAGAGCCCTGCACCCCGGGCATTGTTAAGTTCTTCGAAGAAAAGTTCGGGGTACCTGTGCGGGAAGGATATGGACAAACGGAATCCTGCGTTATTGCATGCACCCTGCCAGGAATGGAAATAAGACCCGGATCCATGGGAAAGTTCACACCCGGAGTTGAGGGAGCAATTGTCGATCCTGATACAGGTGAAAAGTTACCGCCAGGTGAAAAGGGAACAATTGCTGTGGTAAAGAACCACCCCATGCTTTTCAAAGGATATCACAATAAACCGGAAAAGACAGCAGAATGCTTCGTTGGGAACTGGTACCTGACCGGTGACCTTGCAATGATGGACAATGACGGGTACATCTGGTTCGAATCAAGGGCGGATGATATCTGTTTAAGTTCAGGATACAGGATCGGCCCCTTCGAGGTAGAAAGTGCAGTAGATTCACATGAGGCGGTCCTTGAATCTGCAATGATCCCGAGTCCGGATCAAATAAGGGGAGAGATCGTCAAGGTCTTTGTTGTCCTGAGAGAGGGATCTGAGCCATCTGAACAACTTGTAAAGGATATCCAGAATCATGTCAAAGAAGTGACAGCTCCTTACAAGTATCCAAGGGAGATCGAATTTGTCAGGGAGCTTCCCAAGACCATCAGTGGCAAGATCAAACGCAAAGAGCTCAGGATAAACGAGTTCGAGACAAAAGGGGATGTGATCGAAAAGCTGAAGGAAAAGGGACTCTGGCAAAGATCGGATTGA
- a CDS encoding NTPase, with amino-acid sequence MLRIAITGKPGVGKSTVVSKVVEKLELKACGIRAAEIRVNGKRQGFSIEDIDTGRKGILSHIDCTGPKLGKYHVNLEDLDDIGAAAIRTAAGCDLVVIDEVGPMELRSENFIRAVEEVLDSDRPILAVLHRSSKHPLAQRIRKDFEVLTVDENNRDDLPERIAARFR; translated from the coding sequence ATGCTTAGAATAGCAATAACAGGAAAGCCTGGAGTGGGGAAATCAACGGTAGTATCAAAGGTTGTGGAAAAGCTAGAGCTGAAAGCCTGTGGTATCCGGGCTGCAGAGATACGTGTGAACGGCAAACGCCAGGGATTTTCTATTGAGGATATAGACACCGGCAGGAAAGGGATCCTTAGCCATATCGACTGTACCGGCCCGAAACTGGGAAAATATCATGTTAACCTTGAAGATCTCGATGACATCGGTGCAGCAGCGATCAGGACTGCCGCTGGCTGCGATCTTGTGGTCATTGATGAAGTCGGGCCCATGGAGCTCAGATCGGAGAACTTCATCCGGGCCGTGGAAGAAGTCCTTGATTCGGATAGACCGATACTTGCTGTACTTCATAGATCGAGCAAACACCCACTGGCTCAGAGGATAAGGAAAGACTTCGAGGTACTGACAGTTGATGAGAATAACCGGGATGACCTGCCGGAAAGGATCGCAGCAAGATTCCGGTGA
- a CDS encoding GNAT family N-acetyltransferase translates to MNNGPKDLEVNIRSTDETDIPLIMRFIKELADFEKLSDTVVATEEDLKRSLFGERPYAEAVIAEIDGSPAGFMIFFHNFTAYVGKPGIYIEGIYVDPAYRGSGVGEALMKYCAGIAKERGCGTMNWCVLDWNPARKFYERLGAKPESDWVVYTLDEKGISELVESKNDRTT, encoded by the coding sequence ATGAACAATGGGCCTAAGGATCTTGAAGTAAATATAAGGTCTACGGATGAGACTGATATTCCTCTGATAATGCGTTTCATCAAGGAACTTGCTGATTTTGAAAAGTTAAGTGATACCGTTGTTGCTACCGAAGAAGACCTTAAAAGGTCACTTTTTGGAGAACGACCCTATGCAGAAGCTGTGATCGCTGAGATTGATGGCAGTCCTGCCGGGTTTATGATATTTTTCCATAACTTTACTGCATATGTTGGGAAACCTGGAATATATATTGAGGGCATCTATGTGGATCCTGCATATCGAGGGTCCGGTGTTGGGGAGGCACTAATGAAATACTGTGCAGGCATCGCAAAGGAAAGAGGCTGTGGAACAATGAATTGGTGTGTTCTGGATTGGAATCCTGCCCGAAAATTCTATGAGCGTCTTGGTGCTAAACCTGAAAGTGACTGGGTAGTTTATACTCTGGATGAAAAAGGAATATCTGAACTTGTAGAAAGCAAGAACGATCGCACAACGTGA
- a CDS encoding class I SAM-dependent methyltransferase, with protein sequence MKKTLLSRKEIEDLDYYDFMSYLGVPYFHVGGLTSTKELAELCRINEESKVLMVGCGAGFSACFVAQTFGCSVVGVDIAEVSIRKANERTKALGLEDKAKFRIGDAYNLPFEPDTFDIIITEFVSQFLDTDRAYREFVRVLKPGGMVGINEMYSDADVPPEVAEKIREAEHIFSEITQLPFSLPSPEEWKSWLEGAGLSDVEVHKHKASVKAKEFKLMAKALGGYGNFARLFVDLMIGMTRYTLSSRKIRNHFRKLSKGKGILMRNRSTSKHVGYVLAVGRKA encoded by the coding sequence ATGAAAAAAACCTTACTCAGCAGGAAAGAGATCGAAGACCTTGACTACTACGATTTCATGAGTTACCTTGGAGTACCTTATTTCCACGTCGGTGGCCTGACATCAACGAAAGAACTGGCTGAACTTTGCCGGATCAACGAGGAAAGCAAGGTGCTGATGGTAGGATGCGGAGCAGGCTTCAGTGCATGTTTTGTGGCTCAGACCTTTGGCTGTTCCGTTGTTGGTGTTGATATTGCAGAAGTGTCCATCAGGAAGGCAAACGAGAGAACAAAGGCATTGGGTCTTGAGGACAAAGCGAAATTCCGCATAGGTGATGCCTATAATCTACCATTTGAGCCTGATACTTTTGATATTATCATCACAGAGTTTGTATCACAGTTCCTGGACACTGACAGAGCATACAGGGAATTCGTACGTGTGTTGAAACCCGGAGGTATGGTTGGGATAAATGAGATGTACAGTGATGCAGATGTGCCTCCGGAAGTTGCAGAAAAGATCAGAGAGGCTGAACATATTTTCAGTGAGATCACACAGCTGCCCTTTTCACTTCCATCACCTGAAGAGTGGAAGTCATGGCTTGAAGGGGCAGGATTGAGCGATGTTGAGGTGCATAAACATAAGGCCTCTGTGAAAGCGAAAGAATTCAAGCTGATGGCAAAAGCATTGGGAGGTTACGGAAATTTTGCCCGTCTGTTCGTTGATTTAATGATAGGAATGACCAGATATACTTTATCAAGCAGGAAGATAAGGAACCATTTCAGGAAACTCAGTAAGGGCAAAGGGATCCTGATGAGGAACAGGTCCACTTCGAAGCATGTGGGATATGTACTTGCTGTTGGACGGAAAGCTTGA
- a CDS encoding DUF1905 domain-containing protein — MEIYTTKGEVEIFPQKGGWHYVRVPTDITEMLLHEAQRGLIPIRATVGETSWETSLMPMGDGTHFVALNAKVRKKENIELGMSISVSFQLR, encoded by the coding sequence ATGGAAATTTATACAACGAAGGGGGAAGTTGAGATCTTTCCACAAAAAGGGGGCTGGCATTACGTACGGGTTCCCACTGATATCACAGAGATGTTACTTCACGAAGCCCAAAGGGGATTGATCCCCATCAGGGCGACTGTCGGTGAAACATCCTGGGAGACATCACTTATGCCCATGGGAGACGGAACTCACTTTGTTGCACTGAATGCGAAGGTGAGAAAGAAGGAAAATATCGAGTTAGGAATGAGCATTAGTGTTTCGTTCCAGTTGCGATGA
- a CDS encoding hydantoinase/oxoprolinase family protein, producing the protein MKYGIGIDAGGTYTDAVIVREDDGKVIDYTKSPTTYPDPLPGIRNALDSLDQSYLKKVSKVSVSTTLATNAVLENTVSERPSGHDVALIMIGDTKDPADPRIPYYITVEGGHSANGREIRFLDTQSIKDFVLETKDKVAAFAVSANFSVRNPDHELKAKDIIEKMTDLPVVCGHELSQSLGSYERGITAYIDAQLVPISTQFMNAVVSEIKRRGIDAQIMMLKCDGSVVGIDEALRHPIESIFTGPAASLVGAAYLSKMKDCIVIDVGGTSTDVAKVTDGIPEITDEGAVVGGWQTKVKAIRMETSAMGGDSHVWIKNGVISVGPRKVIPVCMAAAKWPSIKDKLKKASVPSKIQLCENIQPTKFYIRTGSKPDIMGKTEKELFDRIGDEPTSISEIFTDGLPSSVFLELLVKKKLVHAIGFTPTDALHVLGDYTEWDNEASEIAAGILSKMIQAERTDFCEDVKSSFGKNMAAYVMSYLLREIDHADIRKIIDNKDEYLTSFKVGVPVVLLGGPVRAYVDDVRDAIDAEIILPEHAEVGNAVGAIVGKVTKRIEILIRNVREGNKSVTMMFTPAGRKRFNNYPQALEEAKVVGRQLVLEYLDNSGLPIEDHKIEIIRQDIRINDSDLFPLETNLVFVGVGDIED; encoded by the coding sequence ATGAAGTACGGAATTGGAATCGATGCAGGTGGAACGTACACCGATGCTGTTATCGTGAGAGAGGATGACGGAAAGGTCATAGACTATACGAAATCACCGACCACATATCCAGATCCACTTCCAGGGATACGGAACGCCCTTGATTCCCTTGATCAGTCCTACCTGAAGAAGGTATCAAAGGTCTCTGTTTCCACGACCCTTGCAACGAATGCCGTTCTTGAGAATACTGTTTCCGAAAGACCTTCAGGACATGATGTTGCACTGATCATGATAGGAGACACTAAAGATCCTGCTGACCCCAGGATACCCTATTACATCACTGTGGAAGGCGGACATAGCGCAAACGGAAGAGAGATCCGTTTTCTGGACACCCAGAGCATAAAGGATTTTGTTCTCGAGACGAAGGACAAAGTCGCAGCTTTTGCAGTTTCAGCAAATTTCAGTGTAAGGAACCCCGACCATGAGCTCAAGGCCAAAGATATCATTGAGAAAATGACTGACCTTCCAGTCGTTTGCGGACACGAGCTTTCACAATCACTTGGTTCCTATGAAAGAGGTATAACAGCTTACATCGATGCCCAGCTGGTACCAATTTCCACGCAGTTCATGAATGCAGTGGTCTCTGAGATCAAGAGACGTGGTATTGATGCCCAGATAATGATGCTCAAATGCGATGGTTCCGTTGTGGGCATTGATGAAGCTCTCAGGCATCCTATCGAATCCATATTCACCGGACCGGCAGCCAGTCTCGTTGGTGCAGCCTATCTTTCAAAGATGAAGGATTGCATCGTTATTGATGTTGGAGGAACCAGTACCGATGTCGCAAAAGTGACCGATGGAATTCCAGAGATCACGGATGAAGGTGCAGTTGTAGGCGGATGGCAGACCAAAGTGAAGGCCATACGCATGGAAACCTCGGCAATGGGAGGAGACAGTCACGTCTGGATAAAGAACGGAGTTATCAGTGTCGGACCACGCAAGGTCATCCCTGTCTGTATGGCTGCAGCAAAATGGCCTTCCATCAAGGATAAATTAAAGAAAGCTTCTGTTCCTTCAAAGATACAGTTATGCGAGAATATTCAGCCGACAAAATTCTATATTCGGACAGGCAGCAAGCCTGACATTATGGGAAAGACAGAGAAAGAGCTGTTCGATCGCATAGGTGATGAGCCGACCTCCATAAGCGAGATCTTCACCGATGGATTGCCTTCCTCAGTATTCCTGGAGCTTTTGGTCAAGAAGAAACTTGTCCATGCAATCGGGTTTACCCCAACAGATGCTTTGCACGTTCTGGGAGATTACACGGAGTGGGACAACGAAGCTTCCGAGATCGCAGCCGGCATCCTGTCCAAAATGATCCAGGCTGAACGCACAGACTTCTGTGAAGATGTCAAAAGTTCCTTCGGGAAGAACATGGCCGCATATGTCATGTCATACCTGCTGAGAGAGATCGATCATGCAGATATCAGGAAGATCATTGACAACAAGGATGAGTACCTTACCAGCTTCAAGGTCGGTGTTCCCGTGGTCTTACTTGGTGGTCCGGTCCGGGCTTATGTTGATGATGTACGGGATGCAATCGATGCAGAGATCATTTTGCCTGAACATGCAGAAGTAGGGAACGCAGTTGGTGCCATCGTAGGCAAGGTCACAAAAAGGATCGAGATCCTCATCCGCAACGTTCGTGAAGGCAACAAGTCAGTTACAATGATGTTCACCCCTGCCGGTAGAAAGCGTTTCAATAACTATCCCCAGGCCCTTGAGGAAGCGAAAGTTGTGGGAAGACAACTTGTGCTGGAGTATCTGGACAATTCCGGACTTCCGATAGAGGATCATAAGATAGAGATAATAAGGCAGGATATCAGGATCAATGATTCCGACCTTTTCCCGCTGGAAACTAATCTGGTTTTCGTGGGTGTGGGTGATATTGAGGATTGA
- a CDS encoding pyridoxamine 5'-phosphate oxidase family protein, giving the protein MGKKIKDEKMLEDILLDAQYLRLGLCDNDRPYIVPISFGYKDRTIYLHSSRKGTKINLIKQNKHACFEVDNFYETLPSDEPCSYYMKYQSVVGYGTATILEDEEERKEGLKIIIDRYHNKEYNIEDLKTKGVAIIRIDVEELHGRQYGMDYD; this is encoded by the coding sequence ATGGGCAAAAAAATAAAAGATGAAAAGATGCTCGAGGACATACTTTTAGATGCACAATATCTGAGGCTGGGACTTTGTGATAATGATAGACCTTACATCGTACCAATATCGTTCGGATACAAGGACAGAACAATCTATCTACATAGTTCCAGGAAAGGTACGAAAATTAACCTCATTAAACAGAACAAACATGCCTGTTTTGAAGTGGACAATTTTTACGAGACACTCCCATCCGATGAACCCTGTTCGTATTACATGAAGTACCAGAGCGTCGTAGGCTATGGAACTGCAACTATCCTGGAAGATGAAGAAGAAAGAAAAGAAGGCCTTAAGATCATAATCGATCGCTACCATAATAAAGAATACAACATCGAAGACCTGAAAACCAAGGGAGTGGCAATCATACGTATCGATGTTGAAGAGCTGCATGGTAGGCAATATGGAATGGACTACGATTGA
- a CDS encoding DUF3303 domain-containing protein, which produces MDIITWDPKDHNEMWKRFEKWEYPEGIKVIGEWSDLSSCRHIVLYEVEDAESYAEGMYPWLDICHFDSFPVMESGDVAKFMAEHMGYNPVV; this is translated from the coding sequence ATGGACATAATAACATGGGACCCAAAGGACCATAATGAAATGTGGAAGCGCTTTGAAAAGTGGGAATATCCGGAAGGAATTAAGGTAATCGGTGAATGGTCTGACTTGTCCAGTTGCCGGCATATTGTTCTATACGAAGTAGAGGATGCTGAATCTTATGCTGAGGGTATGTACCCCTGGTTGGATATCTGCCATTTCGATAGTTTTCCAGTGATGGAATCGGGTGATGTTGCCAAATTCATGGCCGAGCACATGGGATATAATCCGGTAGTGTGA